TCAGGTCGTCGTAGAAGAATTCGTTGAGGGACTGCAGAACACTCTCGATCGATTCGATCCTGCCGGCGTGGGCCCGGATGAAGGTTCGGGTTTCGGCCATGATCAGGGCGGAGCCGACATTGTGGCCGGAGACGTCGGCGATGACCAGGTCGAGGGTCTCGTCATCCCGCTGCAGGTAGTCGTAGTAGTCGCCGCCGACTTCTTTTGCCGGCACGCAAATCCCGGCGAGACTGACTCCGGGTATCTGGGGAGTGGTCTGGGGCAGCAGGCTGAGCTGGATGGTCTTGGCGATCTCCATCTCCTTCTGCTGCTCGCGCGCCGCTATCAGGTCGCGGGTCTGCTGGTTGTTGCGCCAGGCGACGCCGACCTGACCGGCCAGGCTGGTGAAGAGCTCGATGAATTCGTCGGTGAAAATCCCCTTGGCCGTGCGCGAGAAGGCGGAGAGTACGCCGATCGGTTCTCCTTCCATGGTGATGGGCGCGTGGGCGAAGGAGAGGATACCTTCACGGCGGGCGATCTGCACCGTCTGTGGCCGGTTGACCAGTTCGTCGGTGTCGTTGACCACTACCGGCGTGTTGGTGAGAAAAGCCTCGCCGATGCTTGTTTCCATGGTCAGCTCCCGCGCCGACTGGCCGAGATGTTCCGAACTCATCCCCTTCTGGCTGCAGACCTTGAGCGTCATGGTTTCGTCGTCGAGCAGCCGGATGACCACCAGGTCGAACTTGAACTGCTGCACCAGCAGCTCGAGAATGTTGTCAAAGATCGTCTGCAGCGGCGCGCCGCTTGCGACCACCCTTGCCGCCTCGTAAAGGACCGAAAGCTGCTCGCGGCTTGAAGTGCGGCTGAGGGTGACCGAGCCGAAAATGTCGAAGACGTCCTCCATCTTGCTGCCGCGCGTTGCCAGGTAGTTTTCGACGATGATGTGGGCAGCCGCGGCACCGACTGAGCCCGCCAGGGTGCGTTCGGTGAACCGCTTCAGATTGGGCAGCTCGTATTCGGAAAGGCGGCCGCGCTGGTCGATTTCGCGGTCGCCGATATATTCGGCAATAGCCGTATGGGCCTGTTTTTCGCCAATGAACTTGGTCATCAGATCGACGAACTCCATGATCGTCGGCGCTTTGCTGATGCGCTGCCGTTCGATGGGAAGCGTGCGCCCGCCGAAGACGCCGATGAATTTGTCCGCCTGTTCCTCTTCGTTTTTCGAAGGGCTGGTCAAAAGGGAGAGGGTGAGGAAAGCGCCGATGTTGAAGAAGAGGGCCCAGAAGAGGGAATGGGACCACATGTCGAAGCCGCTCAGGCCGAAGAGCTCGAGGGGGCGCAGGATTGACACACCGAACGGCCCTTCGTCGAGTATGCTGCTGTCCAGCCAGCCCGAACGCGCGAATGAGGGGATGATCAGGGTGTAGAACCAGACGATGAACCCGAGAATCAGTCCCGTGGCCGCTCCCTTGCGGTTGGCCCGTCGCCAGTAGAGACCGCCGACCAGGCTGGGGGCGAACTGGGTTGCGGCGATGAAGGAGATGAGGCCGATGTTGACCAGTGCGTATGAGTCGCCGATGACCCGGTAGAAGAGATAACCGAGAAAGACCACCAACAGAATGGCCAGGCGTTTGAGGTTGAGCAGCACCACCCAGTAATTGTCGACGACGATGCGGAACTTGAGAATCAGGGGGATGATCAGCTGATTCAGGATCATGGTCGCCAAGGCGACCGACGAGATCATGACCATGCCGGCCGCGGCCGACAGGCCGCCGACAAAGGCGAGCAGTCCCAGCCAGTAATGCCCGGTCTCGATGGGCAGGTGCAGGACGAAGTAGTCGGCGTTGCCGGTATCGCCGCCGTTGAGGAGCAGGCCGCCAAGGGCGATGGGAATGACGAAAATGTTGATGGCGAAGATATAGGCCGGAAAGCGCCACATGGCGTGGCGGATGTGGTTTTCATCCGAGTTTTCGATGACCATGATATGGAACTGGCGTGGCAGGAACATGAAGGCCATCATCGAAATGAAGGTCAGACTGAACCAGGAGATGTAAGGGATCTGTTCGGTGTCGATGACCACCAGGTTGACGCGCTCGGGAAATTCCCTGAGAAAACGGTCGAAAATATCGGTAAAACCGTCGAAAAGTCCGTAGGTAACGAAAACGCCGACCGCCATGAAGGCCACAAGCTTGATGATCGATTCCAGGGCGATGGCGGCGACCATGCCCTCATGCTGTTCGGACGCGTCGAGATGGCGTGCCCCGAAGAGCACGCCGAAAAGACCGAGCAGCAGGGCGGTGATGAAGGCGGTGTCGACGTAGCCGGGAAGCCGCGGCAGGAAATGCCCCACCCCTTCACTGACCACGGCCGGCGGCAGGGTCAGGATGTCGAATGTATGGGAGACCGCCTTGAGCTGCAGGGCGATGTAGGGCATGATGCCCACCACCGAAAAGATGGTGACCAGGGCGCCGAGGTAGGCCGATTTTCCGTAGCGGCTGGAAATGAAGTCGGCGATGGTAGTGATGTTCTGTTCCTTGCTGACGCGGACGATGCGGCGCAGCAGAAACCACCAGGTGAAGGCGATGAGGGTCGGCCCCAGATAGATGGTCAGAAAATCGAGGCCGATGGTCGCCGCCCGGCCGACGCTGCCGTAGAAGGTCCAGGAGGTGCAGTAGACGCCGAGCGACAGGGAGTAGATGGCCGGGTTGGAAATGATGCTCCGACCCGCTTCCCGTCTCTTGTCGGCATAATAGGCGACAAGGAAGAGCAGCCCGAGATAGAGCAGGGAGATGGTAGCGACAAGTTTGACTGAAATCATGGAAGTTTCAGGTCGTCTCCGTTGCCATGGCTGTCGTCATGGTCGAGCTGAAGGGAGAACAGGAAGATGACCAGGATTGACAGTGGCCATCCGAGCATCAGGTAGAGGACCAGAACGGGAATGCCGAACAGGGTATCAGGCTTGTTGAAGATATGAATGAAGGGATAGTTGAGCATGATGATGCCCAGCAGAAAGCAGAGAATCCAGGCTTCGCGCAGCCGGTGTGGTTCGCTCTTCTTCATGGCCTTTTCCGGTCCCCCGTTTTTGCCCCGCCGCACCTGGGGTTTTGCGCGGCAATGCCGGCTCTGCGCTTGACGCCTGCGCCGGGGCCTGTAACAATGGCAAAATCCCGTGTGGGCCAGGGCGATACTTGTCAACTTAACCCGTTGAATTTACAATTACATTAACACAGTTGCCGGAGCTGTAAAGAGATCGGTTTCCGGTTGTTTCCCGCAACGGGGCGAAAGAGAACTCCCGGCTCCCCGTTTTTTTCTGGCCTGAATCCCGCCATCCTCCGCCGGGGGACGGCGCTGTCTGAGGATCGATGCAGCCTTTGACGAAATTCATCCCGCTTGTTCTGGTCTTTTTCACGGTTCTTCTCTTCTGGGGCTGTTCGCCCGCAGGCCGAAACGTGGCAGGTACCCCGGCAAACCCGGCCGGCCGGGGGCTTCGCCTGCCCGATCCTGAATCGCTCGCATTCTATCACTACACCCGGGCACGGCTGCTGGCGAACGATGGCCAGCTTCAGGAAGCGGAAGCCGCTCTGTTGTCGGCGCTCGACTTCGATCCACGTTCGAGTCAACTGAGGCTTTATCTTGGGCAGTTGCGGTTGCAGATGGACGATCCCAAAGGCGCGGCGCGGGCGGTCGAGGAAGCCCTGATCGAAGCGCCCGACTTTCTCGATGGCCACCTTTTCCTTGGCGGTCTCTACTTCAATCTGCGCGATTATCGTCTGGCCGCGGCCCATTTTGCCGAGGCGGCCCGAATCGCCCCGGAAAGGGAAGCCGTCTGGTTGCATCTGGGGCTTTCCTATTTCAGGCTCGGCGAGCACGACAAGGCGGTCGAGGTTTTCAAAAACTTTCTGGACAAAAAGCCCGATTCGGCCGCCGGGCTGGTTCAGCTGGCACGCAGCTACCGAGCGGCGGAACGTTTTGACGAGGCCGAAACGGCCTACCAGCATCTGATCGATCTGCAGCCTGACCATCCCGTGGGTTATCTCGAGCTGGGAGAGATGCTGATCGAGCAGGGAAATTTCGCGGCGGCGGAAAGGGTTTTCCGGCTGGGCGTAGACCGGGTCGGGCAGCCGAACCTGCTGCGGCATCGCCTGGTCGGTATCCTGGTTCGCCAGCAGCGTCCGGACGAGGCCCTTGACCTGCTCGACGTACTGCTGCGCGACAATCCGGATGATCTTGAGGCCAAGCGCAAAACCGGCCTGCTGCTGCTGGAAAAAGGGGACTGGAGTAGGGCCGCCCGGGCGTTCAGGCAGGTGCTGGAACGCCGGCCGGATCTCGACCGTGTTCGTTATTTTCTTGGCCTGGCCCAGGAACGTGGCGGACGCTGGCAGGAGGCGCTGGCGACTTTCGAACTTATCTCCGACACGTCCGAGCTCCATCCTGACGCCGTCTTTCACCGGGCTTTCGTCCTGCAGCAGATGGAGCGGTTTGAACAGGCTGTTGCCCTTCTGCTGGAGCTGATCGATTCTGGACATGGACGATCGGACGTTTACGATTATCTTGCGGCGCTGTACGACCGACTGGGGCAGAAAGAGAAAGCCCTGCAGACTCTCGAAAAGGGGTACGGTCTCTATCCCGATGCCATCGATCTTCTGTATCGGCAGGGAGTGGTCCTTGAGCGAAACGGTGAACACGAAGCGGCGGTCGACATCATGCGCCAGGTTCTGGTCCGTGATCCGGATCATCCCGAGGCTCTCAACCATGTCGCCTACAGTTACGCCGAGGCCGACAAAAATCTCGACGTCGCCCTCGAAATGGTGCAAAAAGCGCTGAAACGGAAGCAGGCGCCCCATATCTACGACACCCTGGGCTGGGTCTATTACCGGCTAGGGAGGCTGACCGAGGCCCGGAGCGCCCTGGAAAAGGCCATTTCCGGTTTGCCGCAGGACGCCATTGTCTGGGACCATCTGGCGACGGTCTATGCCGAACTCGGCGAGAGCGCCATGGCCGCGGAGGCCTGGAAGAAGTCGCTGGAACTGAAACCCGACCAGCCCGGCATAGCCGACAAACTGAACCGGCTGGAGAAAGCAGGTCGTCGATGAACCGCGTGCTTCTGCATTTGCTCATGCTGCTCTCGCTGGCCGCCTGCGCACCGCTGGCCGGCAGGGAGGCTGCTCCGGTTGCCGTCGATCCCGCTCCGCTTCTCGCCAGTGTGCGTCGGGCCGCCGACCTGGCTGACAGTCTGCGCGGCCTGGCTCAGGTCAGCAGTGACAGTCCGGGAGGACATTTCAGCGCCAGCCAGGCCATCCTTGCCGCCAGGCCGGACCGGCTTCGGACCGAGGCTTTGAGCATGTTCGGTTCGCCTCTGATGATTTTGGCGACCGACGGCGCCACCCTGCACGCCTGGCTGCCGGGACAGAACCGTTTCTATGCCGGGCCGGCGACAGCGGACAATCTCCGCCGCTTTCTGCATCTGCCTCTTTCCCTGCCCGATCTGGTGCGCCTGCTGCACTATGACATTCCGCTGATGGGGGGCGAGGCTGCAGGTAGCAGGGTCGGGGATGCCTGGCAACTGGTGGTGACCGAGGGGGAGCGGCGGGCGGTTGTCCGTTTCGACGCGAAGTTGCGGCCGGTTTCTTTCCGGCTGTTAACAGGCGAAAAGGAGCTGTTCAGCGTCAGTTACGGGCATTTTGCCGCCAGTGACGGCTTTCCGCGCCGCATTCGTTTCGAACAGAGGTCCGAGAACAGAAGACTGCAGATCGATTTCAAAAGCCTGGAACTCGGTCCCGGGCTCGATGACAGCCTTTTTCGCCTGAAGCCGCCGGCAGGTGCGGTTTTCTATCCGCTGCAAGGAGCCGATTCATGAACAGAACGACAGTTCTGGCCGCTCTGTTTCTTCTGGCCGTTCTGGGGCTTGGAGGGTGCAAGGAAAGGACGGCCGAGGTCGCCATGCCGGAAAAGGATGCCCCCCCGGCCTACGGCGATACCTTCATCGAGGCGTCGATTGCCGAACCGAGCAATCTGCTGCCCATCCTGGCCACCGATGCCTCGTCGGCCGACATCAACGGCCTGGTCTACAACGGGCTGGTGCGCTACAACAAGGATCTCATCCTCGAGGGGGAGCTTGCCGAATCCTGGGAGATTTCCCCGGACAACCTGACCATTACCTTTCACCTGCGCAAGGGAGTCAAGTGGCACGACGGTACCCCCTTCACCTCGGCCGACGTGCTGTTCACCTACCGGCTTTACGTCGACCCCAATACCCCGACCGCCTACGCCGAGGCCTACCGGCAGGTGGAGAAGGCCGAGGCGCCCGATCCCTACACCTTTCGCGTGACCTATCCCAAACCCTACGCCCCGGCACTCGGCAGCTGGGGAATGAACATCCTGCCCAAGCACCTGCTCGAAGGCAAGGATATCACCAAAAGTCCGCTGTCTCGTCATCCCGTCGGTACCGGGCCCTATCGGTTTGTCGAGTGGAAGCCGGGTGAAAAGGTCGTTCTCGAGGCCAACGAGAATTATTTCGAGGGGCGTCCCTACATCAAGCGGGTGGTTTACCGTATCGTTCCCGACCAGTCGACCCAGTTCATGGAATTGCGCTCCGGCGGGCTCGACTTCATGGAGCTGACGCCGATCCAGTATCGGACACAGACCGACACGACGGCCTTCAAGCGGTTGTTCGCCAAGTACCGCTATCTGGCATTCAGCTACACCTATCTCGGCTACAATCTCGAGCGTCCCCTGCTCCAGGACCGGCGGGTCCGGCAGGCTCTGAGTTACGCCATCGACAAGCAGGAGATCATCGAGGGGGTGCTGTTGGGGCTGGGCCAGGTGGCCACCGGGCCCTACAAGCCGGATACCTGGGTTTACAATGCCAACGTAAAGCGGTACAGTCACGACCCGGACAGGGCGCGACGCCTGTTGGCCGAAGCCGGCTGGAAGGATACGGATGGTGACGGAATACTGGACCGCGATGGCGTTCCCTTCCGTTTCACCATTGTCACCAACCAGGGGAACGACTTGCGCGTCAAGTCGGCCGAGATCATCCAGCGCCGGCTCAAGGAGATCGGCATCGAGGTCAAAATCCGTGTGGTGGAATGGGCGACCTTTCTCAAGGAGTTCATCCATCCCGGCAATTTCGACGCCTGCATTCTCGGTTGGCGTGGCGGGCCCGAGCCCGACCAGTACAATATCTGGCATTCGAGCAAGATTGGTCCCAGGCAGCTCAACTTCATTCACTATCGCAATTCCGAGGTGGATGAGCTGCTCGAAAGGGGGCGCCGGACCTTCGATCGGGCTGAGCGGAAGAAGATCTATGACCGGTTCCAGGAGATTCTGGCCGAGGACCAGCCTTATACCTTCCTCTACGTTGCCGAGGCGCTGCCGGCCGTCTCACGCCGTTTCCGTGGTATCGAACCGGCGCCGGCCGGCATTTTTCACAATTTCATCCGCTGGTACGTTCCGGCCGGTGAGCAGAAATACGCCCGCTAGGAGCGGGACGAAATGGGGGCAGGGGAGGTGACCAGGTGCTGAGATATCTCGGCAAACGGCTGTTGCTGATGATTCCGCTGCTGATCGGGATCACCCTGATCTCCTTCGTCGTCATTCATCTGGCGCCGGGAGAGCCGACCGACCTGCAGACGGAACTGAATCCCGAAGCCAGCGTCGAGCTGCGTGATCGCCTGCGCGCCCAGTACGGCCTCGACCGGCCGATACACGTCCAGTATGTCGACTGGCTCGGACGGATGGCGAAACTCGATTTCGGCCGCTCGTTCTCCGGCGACCACCGGCCGGTTCTAGACAAGATTCTGGAGCGGTTGCCGGTCACCATCCTGATCAACGTGCTGTCGATCACCCTGATTCTCGTCGTCGCCATCCCGGTGGGAATCCTGTCCGCACTGCGACGCAATTCGCTGTTCGACCGGGCAACGACGGTGCTGGTCTTCATCGGCTTTGCCATGCCGTCATTCTGGCTGGCGTTGCTGATGATGGACTATCTCGGCGTCCGGCTCGGCCTTTTTCCCATCGCTGGCCTGCGTTCGCTGGGGCATGAATACCTGAGCACGTTCGGCCAGGTGAAGGACTATGTCGCCCATCTGGTCATGCCGGTGTTCGTTTCCGCCTTCGGCGGTTTGGCCGGATTCAGCCGCTACATGCGTTCGAACATGTTGGAAGTCATCCGACAGGATTACATTCTGACCGCCCGCGCCAAGGGGCTGCCGGAAAGGGTGGTGATCTGGCGACACGCCCTGCGCAATGCCCTGCTGCCGCTGATCACCATTCTTGGCCTTTCGGTCCCTGGGCTGATTGGTGGCAGCGTCATCTTCGAGACCATTTTTGCCATACCCGGCATGGGCAAGCTTTTCTACGACGGTGTCATGATGCGCGACTACCCCCTGATCATGGGCGTGCTTGTCCTCGGCGCCATGCTGACGCTGGTCGGCAATCTACTGGCCGACATCGGTTACGCCCTTGCTGATCCGCGCATCAGAAAGTCCTGACCGCAGGACGTCAGTCATGAGGTATTCGTACATGATTTTCAGATGGTGTTGTGTTGGACTGCTCATTCTGTTTGTGGCCGGTTGCGCCGTTCACCGTCAGTCCGAGGTGGTGATTGTCGATACCGACGATGATGGCATTATCGACGCTCTCGATCGATGCCCGCAAACACCCCCGAAACAGGCTGTCGACCGTTTCGGCTGCTCGGACGACGCCGACCATGACGGTGTGTTCGACAGTGACGACCGCTGTCCGGATACCCCGCCGCAGGTGGTGGTCGACCTGAAAGGATGTGGCAGGGACGGCGATGGCGACGGCGTGTTCGACGGTATCGACCGCTGTCCCAAGACGCCGGCCGGCGTTGCTGTCGACGCGGAAGGTTGCCGTCGCAGGGAACCCGCTGGTGAACGGATGCCTGAACCGGAGCCGGACAACGTTCAGACACCCGAGTCGCTCGAGCTCAGCCTGCGTTTCCATACAGGGAGCTGCCGGCTTCTGCCCGGTAATCGCGACGAACTGGAACGGGGCATCCGTTTTCTGCGACGACATGCCGCCGCCGAGGTCGTGGTGGAAGGACATACCGACAGCGTCGGGCCGGCCGGTTACAATCTCAAACTATCGAAAAAGCGCGCCGAGGTCGTGGCCCTGATGTTGCGGCAGGCGCTTGGGACCGATGCGCCCCGCATGCGGGTCGTCGGCTTCGGCGAAACCCGGCCGGTTGCCGACAACGCCACCCAGCAGGGACGCGAACGCAACCGCCGGGTCGTGCTTCGCATCATCAACAGACACTGATATCGGTCGCCACCGGCCGTGAAAGGGGTTGGCGCCCAACGGCGCCGGCAGGACATGAAGAAGATGGCACGCAAGAATCTGAAACTGGGAGAAATGCTCGTCGGCGCGGGCATCATCGATGAATTCCAGCTCAACTCGG
This portion of the Geothermobacter ehrlichii genome encodes:
- a CDS encoding sodium:solute symporter family transporter, which codes for MISVKLVATISLLYLGLLFLVAYYADKRREAGRSIISNPAIYSLSLGVYCTSWTFYGSVGRAATIGLDFLTIYLGPTLIAFTWWFLLRRIVRVSKEQNITTIADFISSRYGKSAYLGALVTIFSVVGIMPYIALQLKAVSHTFDILTLPPAVVSEGVGHFLPRLPGYVDTAFITALLLGLFGVLFGARHLDASEQHEGMVAAIALESIIKLVAFMAVGVFVTYGLFDGFTDIFDRFLREFPERVNLVVIDTEQIPYISWFSLTFISMMAFMFLPRQFHIMVIENSDENHIRHAMWRFPAYIFAINIFVIPIALGGLLLNGGDTGNADYFVLHLPIETGHYWLGLLAFVGGLSAAAGMVMISSVALATMILNQLIIPLILKFRIVVDNYWVVLLNLKRLAILLVVFLGYLFYRVIGDSYALVNIGLISFIAATQFAPSLVGGLYWRRANRKGAATGLILGFIVWFYTLIIPSFARSGWLDSSILDEGPFGVSILRPLELFGLSGFDMWSHSLFWALFFNIGAFLTLSLLTSPSKNEEEQADKFIGVFGGRTLPIERQRISKAPTIMEFVDLMTKFIGEKQAHTAIAEYIGDREIDQRGRLSEYELPNLKRFTERTLAGSVGAAAAHIIVENYLATRGSKMEDVFDIFGSVTLSRTSSREQLSVLYEAARVVASGAPLQTIFDNILELLVQQFKFDLVVIRLLDDETMTLKVCSQKGMSSEHLGQSARELTMETSIGEAFLTNTPVVVNDTDELVNRPQTVQIARREGILSFAHAPITMEGEPIGVLSAFSRTAKGIFTDEFIELFTSLAGQVGVAWRNNQQTRDLIAAREQQKEMEIAKTIQLSLLPQTTPQIPGVSLAGICVPAKEVGGDYYDYLQRDDETLDLVIADVSGHNVGSALIMAETRTFIRAHAGRIESIESVLQSLNEFFYDDLTKAELFITLIYMRYLPHQNRLLYSSAGHNPPILFRPSTGEIERLDADGLILGVKKSVSFETRTARLEPGDLLLLFTDGIIEAENSRGDFFGDQRLAELFTSCADRSPQEIIEYLLQQVRLFTGSHSFRDDISLVVMKIEPVDDSAAGTES
- a CDS encoding tetratricopeptide repeat protein, whose protein sequence is MAGTPANPAGRGLRLPDPESLAFYHYTRARLLANDGQLQEAEAALLSALDFDPRSSQLRLYLGQLRLQMDDPKGAARAVEEALIEAPDFLDGHLFLGGLYFNLRDYRLAAAHFAEAARIAPEREAVWLHLGLSYFRLGEHDKAVEVFKNFLDKKPDSAAGLVQLARSYRAAERFDEAETAYQHLIDLQPDHPVGYLELGEMLIEQGNFAAAERVFRLGVDRVGQPNLLRHRLVGILVRQQRPDEALDLLDVLLRDNPDDLEAKRKTGLLLLEKGDWSRAARAFRQVLERRPDLDRVRYFLGLAQERGGRWQEALATFELISDTSELHPDAVFHRAFVLQQMERFEQAVALLLELIDSGHGRSDVYDYLAALYDRLGQKEKALQTLEKGYGLYPDAIDLLYRQGVVLERNGEHEAAVDIMRQVLVRDPDHPEALNHVAYSYAEADKNLDVALEMVQKALKRKQAPHIYDTLGWVYYRLGRLTEARSALEKAISGLPQDAIVWDHLATVYAELGESAMAAEAWKKSLELKPDQPGIADKLNRLEKAGRR
- a CDS encoding LolA family protein produces the protein MNRVLLHLLMLLSLAACAPLAGREAAPVAVDPAPLLASVRRAADLADSLRGLAQVSSDSPGGHFSASQAILAARPDRLRTEALSMFGSPLMILATDGATLHAWLPGQNRFYAGPATADNLRRFLHLPLSLPDLVRLLHYDIPLMGGEAAGSRVGDAWQLVVTEGERRAVVRFDAKLRPVSFRLLTGEKELFSVSYGHFAASDGFPRRIRFEQRSENRRLQIDFKSLELGPGLDDSLFRLKPPAGAVFYPLQGADS
- a CDS encoding peptide-binding protein, which codes for MNRTTVLAALFLLAVLGLGGCKERTAEVAMPEKDAPPAYGDTFIEASIAEPSNLLPILATDASSADINGLVYNGLVRYNKDLILEGELAESWEISPDNLTITFHLRKGVKWHDGTPFTSADVLFTYRLYVDPNTPTAYAEAYRQVEKAEAPDPYTFRVTYPKPYAPALGSWGMNILPKHLLEGKDITKSPLSRHPVGTGPYRFVEWKPGEKVVLEANENYFEGRPYIKRVVYRIVPDQSTQFMELRSGGLDFMELTPIQYRTQTDTTAFKRLFAKYRYLAFSYTYLGYNLERPLLQDRRVRQALSYAIDKQEIIEGVLLGLGQVATGPYKPDTWVYNANVKRYSHDPDRARRLLAEAGWKDTDGDGILDRDGVPFRFTIVTNQGNDLRVKSAEIIQRRLKEIGIEVKIRVVEWATFLKEFIHPGNFDACILGWRGGPEPDQYNIWHSSKIGPRQLNFIHYRNSEVDELLERGRRTFDRAERKKIYDRFQEILAEDQPYTFLYVAEALPAVSRRFRGIEPAPAGIFHNFIRWYVPAGEQKYAR
- a CDS encoding ABC transporter permease; the protein is MLRYLGKRLLLMIPLLIGITLISFVVIHLAPGEPTDLQTELNPEASVELRDRLRAQYGLDRPIHVQYVDWLGRMAKLDFGRSFSGDHRPVLDKILERLPVTILINVLSITLILVVAIPVGILSALRRNSLFDRATTVLVFIGFAMPSFWLALLMMDYLGVRLGLFPIAGLRSLGHEYLSTFGQVKDYVAHLVMPVFVSAFGGLAGFSRYMRSNMLEVIRQDYILTARAKGLPERVVIWRHALRNALLPLITILGLSVPGLIGGSVIFETIFAIPGMGKLFYDGVMMRDYPLIMGVLVLGAMLTLVGNLLADIGYALADPRIRKS
- a CDS encoding OmpA family protein; this encodes MIFRWCCVGLLILFVAGCAVHRQSEVVIVDTDDDGIIDALDRCPQTPPKQAVDRFGCSDDADHDGVFDSDDRCPDTPPQVVVDLKGCGRDGDGDGVFDGIDRCPKTPAGVAVDAEGCRRREPAGERMPEPEPDNVQTPESLELSLRFHTGSCRLLPGNRDELERGIRFLRRHAAAEVVVEGHTDSVGPAGYNLKLSKKRAEVVALMLRQALGTDAPRMRVVGFGETRPVADNATQQGRERNRRVVLRIINRH